The following are from one region of the bacterium genome:
- a CDS encoding phage tail protein, with product MPNRHPLEDLLQSHRFWLLDLVPSSTFPFFVLGSPIMGYQSITMPELTLEVDEVKQVNSMYKKYVYSGGSVGAITLMRGARCYDDTFYQWITRALRGIDMVPRNLLLIQFTNINTKNKDDLEVMLPIAIEAWESSQFLPGRVWLLWNAIPTRYKPGSDMDATSGEVSIMELDVQVEAFTELRIFSAREGLAGRF from the coding sequence ATGCCGAATCGTCACCCGCTGGAGGACCTCCTCCAAAGTCACCGCTTCTGGCTGCTGGACCTGGTGCCCTCGTCCACGTTCCCCTTCTTCGTGCTGGGGTCGCCCATCATGGGCTACCAGAGCATCACGATGCCCGAGCTGACGCTGGAGGTGGACGAGGTCAAGCAGGTCAACTCCATGTACAAAAAGTACGTGTACAGCGGGGGGAGCGTGGGCGCGATCACGCTGATGCGCGGCGCGCGCTGCTACGACGACACGTTCTACCAGTGGATCACGCGCGCGCTCCGCGGTATCGACATGGTGCCGCGCAACCTGCTGCTGATCCAGTTCACGAACATCAACACAAAGAACAAGGACGATTTGGAAGTTATGCTTCCGATTGCTATTGAGGCATGGGAATCATCGCAGTTTCTTCCAGGTAGAGTTTGGTTATTGTGGAACGCAATTCCGACCAGGTACAAGCCAGGGTCTGATATGGATGCCACCTCTGGCGAGGTCAGCATCATGGAACTCGATGTTCAAGTTGAAGCGTTCACCGAACTGCGGATCTTCTCTGCGAGAGAGGGATTAGCTGGGAGGTTCTAA
- a CDS encoding phage tail protein, with protein MRATVDDLMQGFRFHASAVNEDGTDLLQTPERGASLEPFEGGGQAGFQSVTIPEISLEASEYREGTWTWTQKYAGPPTVSDCTLMRGVAKRDMAFYDWVMRAVTGEKFRSDVTIWHYQRAEMADAAQSAQSTDFRRVVCHNCIPMRVKPSADFDSMSGEVSLAEVDFALEKVELLNS; from the coding sequence ATGCGCGCGACGGTAGACGATCTCATGCAGGGCTTCCGGTTCCACGCTTCGGCGGTGAACGAGGATGGGACAGATCTGCTCCAGACGCCCGAGCGTGGGGCAAGCCTCGAACCGTTCGAGGGTGGCGGCCAGGCGGGCTTCCAGTCGGTGACCATCCCCGAGATCTCGCTGGAGGCGTCGGAGTACAGGGAGGGCACCTGGACCTGGACGCAGAAGTACGCGGGGCCTCCCACCGTGTCCGACTGCACGCTGATGCGGGGCGTGGCGAAGCGGGATATGGCGTTCTACGACTGGGTGATGCGGGCTGTCACTGGCGAGAAGTTCCGGTCTGACGTGACCATCTGGCACTACCAGCGCGCGGAAATGGCCGATGCAGCGCAATCTGCGCAGAGCACGGATTTCCGGCGCGTCGTGTGCCACAACTGCATCCCCATGCGCGTGAAGCCGTCCGCGGACTTCGACTCGATGTCTGGCGAGGTGTCGCTGGCCGAGGTGGACTTCGCCCTGGAGAAGGTCGAGCTGCTCAACTCCTAG
- a CDS encoding N-acetylmuramoyl-L-alanine amidase, translating into MSEPSNNLIVRGERLPLPRIVLEAGGTARNWKDDGEPHLANAERLKLLTTFVLHETAGNSATGCADTIRRRKLGIHLVLGKDGVIHNHADLATEVCWHAGQVNKVSVGLEVVNPYRPELAREPHGIIVSAPWWCWVPKGAKRLYVTPLPIQLAVTVVLVPWLCDHLGIPVVFPTRDLGAPQPRIRGWRKPPLGWSAKPGPGIVAHRDFAGHADGRYLLDHLMDAIP; encoded by the coding sequence TTGAGCGAGCCATCGAACAACCTCATCGTGCGTGGCGAGCGCTTGCCGCTGCCACGGATCGTGCTGGAGGCGGGGGGCACGGCGCGCAACTGGAAGGACGACGGCGAGCCGCACCTGGCCAACGCCGAGCGCCTGAAGCTGCTGACCACCTTCGTGCTGCACGAGACGGCGGGCAACTCGGCGACGGGCTGCGCGGACACGATCCGGCGCCGCAAGCTGGGCATCCACCTCGTGCTGGGGAAGGACGGCGTGATCCACAACCACGCGGACTTGGCGACGGAGGTGTGCTGGCACGCGGGGCAGGTCAACAAGGTGTCGGTGGGCCTGGAGGTGGTGAACCCGTACCGGCCGGAGCTGGCGCGGGAGCCGCACGGCATCATCGTGTCGGCGCCGTGGTGGTGCTGGGTGCCCAAGGGGGCCAAGCGCCTCTACGTGACTCCGCTGCCGATCCAGCTGGCGGTGACGGTGGTCCTGGTGCCCTGGCTGTGCGACCACCTGGGGATCCCCGTGGTGTTCCCCACGCGCGACCTGGGGGCGCCCCAGCCGCGGATCCGGGGGTGGCGCAAGCCCCCACTGGGGTGGTCCGCGAAGCCGGGCCCTGGCATCGTGGCGCACCGCGACTTCGCTGGGCATGCAGATGGCCGCTACCTGCTGGACCATCTCATGGATGCGATCCCGTGA